Proteins encoded by one window of Planktothrix serta PCC 8927:
- a CDS encoding type IV pilin-like G/H family protein, whose translation MIISTIVLTLMGLTVESLWLKPTISSVMLAAQPQEVDAQKIVGKWQVPTHLSSGIIFTGEGKVYIFTTPIEALELQYTIDPNFRPGFMIFRDAEGKIVGTAIFEFTETGELQLDLNISGEEQPAITTFHSQPLLFKKTSDSSRIPTSVTIKTPTASELKEQADQDTQSEAKQYIEIMNRGHQTSYAQYNMFKPNLEEFVKGLPVETRNYLYNIRIIDEKSMVQSVAQAKRTGLKSYIGIVYIIQPSPGSNITTKSILCESNQPTQQLPSQPSFFTSRGVSCPAGYSVVTE comes from the coding sequence ATGATCATCTCAACCATCGTCTTAACTTTAATGGGTTTGACCGTCGAGAGTTTATGGCTAAAACCAACAATTTCAAGTGTAATGTTAGCGGCTCAACCCCAGGAGGTAGATGCTCAAAAAATTGTTGGGAAATGGCAAGTTCCTACTCATCTTTCATCCGGTATTATATTTACAGGGGAAGGAAAAGTTTATATTTTTACAACGCCGATTGAAGCCCTAGAATTACAATATACAATAGATCCTAATTTTAGACCCGGATTTATGATTTTTCGTGATGCGGAAGGGAAAATTGTAGGCACCGCAATTTTTGAATTTACTGAGACGGGAGAATTGCAATTAGACTTAAATATTAGTGGAGAGGAACAACCTGCTATTACAACTTTTCACTCTCAACCTCTACTCTTTAAAAAAACGTCTGATAGTTCTAGAATTCCAACTTCAGTCACGATAAAGACTCCAACAGCATCAGAATTGAAGGAACAAGCCGATCAAGATACACAATCAGAAGCAAAACAGTATATTGAAATTATGAACCGAGGTCATCAAACGAGTTATGCTCAATATAATATGTTTAAACCTAATTTAGAAGAATTTGTTAAAGGTCTGCCTGTGGAAACCCGAAATTATCTATATAATATTAGAATTATTGATGAAAAAAGTATGGTTCAATCCGTAGCCCAAGCTAAACGGACAGGATTAAAAAGTTATATTGGAATTGTTTATATTATTCAACCTTCACCCGGTAGTAATATCACCACCAAATCAATCCTTTGTGAAAGTAATCAGCCGACCCAGCAACTACCTTCTCAACCGTCTTTCTTTACCAGTCGTGGGGTTAGTTGTCCGGCGGGGTATTCTGTTGTAACGGAGTAA
- a CDS encoding AMIN domain-containing protein, giving the protein MKQLQGISAGFLTTAAIAIVAQTPAFAQTQVQDVRLVEMNGEVGLVLMTKSGERPEVFVVRRGNDFVVDIINTQLPGQKQNFQQNNPIPGISSVVVTQLDPTSVRVIVSGVNSPPDARIIQGANEGIVISLGTASGAVAQVPNQAVTPPPPIPGSTAQPAPRGSQSVLVPDPAITIEGRNVPQGAPRPSDAAPPFLPRAVAPPLGDMAVSNINPGIPVIRLNTTQRIPRLVLRDAPVSDVLALLARTAGLNLAVSNLVKDSLGEFRAPNSEQEEKQILGRKISLDIENESVEDVFNYVLRLSGLQANRVGNTIFVGVKLPTAASNIVVRSIRLNQVPASSAAGFLSSQGAGTQIQVDQVRIEEVGTGVNSRFVETRTPTITSLAAKESDSPLVLRGLSISIDERLNSITLVGPAYLVETASAMLTQLDLRQRQVAVNVKVVDVNLSGQEAASSSFSFGINDTFFVNDGGAASVNFGGINPPNRTTATSGINGRPIVPNTPLAGEAPFYDPNRLSTTPLTAPGGGIGLDPIAPVTSRPGQVGISEYEPFTRNLETGALDALGSTTNSIFPFFQYPRKFLSTLTAQIVSGNAKILTDPTLVVQEGETATVALVEEIVKSVTTTFTDTVSGTRDSKDFTFQDVGLTLDVNVERIDDNGFVSLRVNPTVSAPGDQVDAGGGDFARQILSRTVESGLIRLRDGQTLILSGIIQEQERATVSKIPLLGDLPIIGSLFRRTSKESERAEVIVLVTPQILDDSDRNPYGYEYNPSPDALRMMRGR; this is encoded by the coding sequence GTGAAACAACTTCAAGGAATTAGTGCAGGATTTTTAACCACTGCTGCGATCGCCATTGTGGCACAAACCCCAGCATTCGCCCAAACTCAAGTCCAGGATGTGCGACTGGTGGAAATGAACGGGGAAGTCGGCCTAGTATTAATGACCAAAAGTGGAGAACGGCCGGAAGTTTTTGTGGTCAGACGGGGCAATGATTTTGTTGTGGATATTATTAATACACAACTTCCGGGCCAAAAACAAAACTTTCAACAAAATAATCCAATTCCCGGTATTTCCTCGGTTGTGGTGACTCAACTTGATCCTACCAGTGTCCGGGTGATTGTGAGTGGGGTAAACAGTCCCCCCGATGCCCGAATTATACAAGGAGCTAACGAAGGTATTGTGATTAGTCTGGGTACGGCCTCCGGTGCAGTGGCTCAAGTTCCGAATCAAGCCGTAACGCCACCACCTCCCATTCCTGGATCTACTGCCCAGCCAGCCCCAAGAGGCTCTCAATCTGTATTAGTTCCTGATCCGGCCATCACTATCGAGGGTCGGAATGTTCCCCAAGGAGCACCTCGTCCCTCTGATGCGGCTCCGCCCTTCCTCCCCCGTGCTGTTGCGCCACCATTGGGGGATATGGCTGTTTCTAATATTAACCCCGGAATCCCGGTGATTCGGCTTAATACCACTCAACGGATTCCTCGTTTAGTGTTGCGAGATGCCCCGGTTAGTGATGTTTTAGCCTTATTAGCGAGAACTGCTGGATTGAACTTAGCCGTGAGTAATTTGGTTAAAGATTCACTAGGCGAATTCAGAGCACCCAATAGCGAGCAGGAAGAAAAACAAATTCTAGGGCGAAAAATATCCTTAGATATTGAAAATGAGTCTGTTGAGGATGTTTTTAACTATGTTTTGCGTTTAAGTGGATTACAAGCAAATCGCGTCGGAAATACAATTTTTGTTGGTGTGAAACTGCCCACTGCTGCCAGTAATATTGTTGTTCGCAGCATCAGACTGAATCAGGTTCCGGCAAGCAGCGCGGCAGGTTTTTTGAGTAGTCAAGGAGCAGGAACTCAAATTCAGGTCGATCAAGTCCGTATTGAGGAGGTGGGAACAGGAGTTAATTCCAGATTTGTTGAGACCAGAACACCCACAATTACATCCTTAGCAGCCAAAGAGTCCGATAGTCCCCTCGTCCTGAGAGGATTATCCATCTCTATCGATGAGCGACTCAATTCTATTACTCTCGTTGGCCCAGCGTATTTGGTGGAAACGGCATCAGCCATGTTGACCCAACTTGATTTACGTCAGCGTCAAGTAGCCGTTAATGTTAAAGTCGTTGACGTCAATTTAAGTGGACAAGAGGCAGCCAGTAGCAGTTTCTCCTTTGGAATTAACGACACATTCTTTGTGAATGATGGAGGTGCGGCATCGGTTAATTTTGGTGGGATTAATCCTCCTAATCGGACAACCGCGACCAGTGGGATTAATGGGCGACCGATTGTTCCGAATACTCCCCTTGCTGGTGAGGCTCCTTTTTATGATCCTAACAGATTGTCTACAACTCCTTTAACAGCACCCGGAGGTGGCATTGGTTTAGACCCGATTGCACCTGTTACCTCTCGTCCGGGTCAAGTCGGGATTTCTGAGTACGAACCCTTTACCCGAAATTTAGAAACTGGGGCACTTGACGCTTTAGGTTCAACCACTAATAGTATTTTTCCCTTCTTCCAATATCCTCGCAAGTTCTTATCAACCTTAACCGCTCAAATTGTTAGTGGTAATGCTAAGATTCTCACCGATCCAACCTTAGTGGTTCAGGAGGGTGAAACAGCTACAGTTGCATTGGTTGAAGAAATTGTTAAATCAGTGACAACAACCTTTACAGACACGGTTTCCGGGACAAGGGACAGCAAAGATTTTACCTTTCAAGATGTGGGTTTAACCCTGGATGTTAACGTGGAACGGATTGATGATAACGGGTTTGTTTCCCTGCGAGTTAACCCCACTGTGAGTGCTCCCGGAGATCAGGTAGATGCTGGAGGGGGTGATTTTGCCCGTCAGATTCTCAGCCGGACGGTCGAATCGGGTTTAATCCGTTTACGCGATGGTCAAACCTTGATTTTATCGGGGATTATTCAGGAACAGGAACGAGCTACCGTCAGCAAAATTCCTCTGTTAGGGGATTTACCCATTATTGGCTCATTATTCCGCAGAACCAGTAAGGAAAGTGAACGGGCGGAAGTGATTGTATTAGTCACGCCTCAAATTTTGGATGATAGCGATCGCAATCCCTACGGTTATGAATATAACCCCAGTCCCGATGCTTTACGGATGATGAGAGGACGTTAG
- a CDS encoding pilus assembly protein PilO produces the protein MTVANEFIQDVDGEGGGPVIFGIPLTPKIMGIGAGVVGVLLAGFLIYKLVLPALAEGQTLREDIKTKQDEIEKQDQRLRERAKAEKDLVDAKVRRATVTALFADDSSLETLLFDLNEQINKINAGIIDNRRQAKLSQFKPIPLETPEAEIVNDSTLGPDVNGKLRRREYEVEFQGSFDQTRQFLVALERLQPLLVVRNLKTQLGDQTQVIEGEYRQGKFVPSVNQPQRWLKSSFELQVLLPLSSEQVKAATEAAKAPETPAEPPK, from the coding sequence ATGACCGTAGCGAATGAATTTATTCAAGACGTTGACGGCGAAGGCGGTGGCCCAGTTATATTTGGCATTCCCTTGACGCCTAAAATCATGGGAATTGGGGCCGGAGTTGTCGGGGTCTTACTAGCAGGTTTCTTAATTTATAAATTAGTCCTTCCCGCCTTAGCTGAAGGGCAAACTTTACGCGAGGATATTAAAACCAAACAAGATGAAATTGAGAAACAAGATCAGCGTTTACGCGAACGTGCTAAAGCTGAAAAAGATTTAGTAGATGCTAAAGTTCGTCGAGCTACAGTTACGGCTTTATTTGCTGATGATTCTAGTTTAGAAACCTTGTTGTTTGATCTCAATGAACAGATTAATAAAATTAATGCTGGGATCATTGATAATCGCAGACAAGCTAAACTTTCTCAATTCAAACCGATTCCATTAGAAACACCAGAAGCTGAGATTGTCAATGATAGTACCTTGGGGCCAGATGTTAATGGCAAACTCAGAAGACGGGAGTATGAGGTGGAGTTTCAAGGCAGTTTTGATCAGACTCGTCAGTTCTTAGTGGCCTTAGAACGATTACAACCCCTGTTAGTGGTGAGAAACTTAAAAACTCAATTAGGAGATCAAACTCAAGTGATTGAGGGAGAATATCGACAAGGGAAATTTGTTCCCTCTGTCAATCAACCTCAAAGATGGCTAAAAAGCAGTTTTGAGTTGCAAGTGTTACTCCCCTTGAGTTCCGAACAAGTTAAGGCTGCTACCGAAGCCGCCAAAGCGCCGGAAACTCCAGCCGAACCTCCTAAGTAG
- a CDS encoding PilN domain-containing protein: protein MYNLDINFLNDRPDLLEREVRRQVSPTQNIDQTPILIGLGAALALNAIVGGAWFIFSRQNADLTKERDALVATLGQKTADVQALDKINAETAQANKEADALATVFNQIKPWSALTLELGELMQVAGVRILDIKQTEPVATATAAAAAPPASPTPAEGQAAAPPPPDPETAKLEISGLANSFTQINDFVLLLNQSPFFNGEKTKLISAKLEENPTQLVSKSVNADTGTVKPQLQPVVKYTIETNLSQATASELLPELQKNGALGLVNRIRTLEEKGVIKQ from the coding sequence ATGTATAACTTAGATATCAACTTTTTGAATGATCGACCTGATCTATTAGAACGAGAAGTTCGACGACAGGTCAGTCCCACCCAAAATATTGACCAGACTCCGATTTTAATCGGTTTAGGGGCGGCTTTAGCCCTGAATGCCATTGTTGGAGGAGCTTGGTTTATTTTTAGTCGGCAAAATGCAGACCTGACAAAAGAACGGGATGCTCTTGTTGCCACCTTGGGACAAAAAACAGCCGATGTCCAAGCCTTAGATAAAATTAATGCAGAAACCGCTCAAGCCAATAAAGAAGCGGATGCTTTAGCAACGGTGTTTAATCAGATTAAACCCTGGTCAGCACTCACCCTAGAATTAGGGGAATTGATGCAAGTCGCTGGGGTGAGAATTCTTGATATTAAACAGACGGAGCCAGTGGCTACCGCAACGGCTGCTGCTGCTGCTCCACCAGCGAGTCCAACTCCGGCTGAAGGTCAAGCCGCCGCCCCGCCTCCACCCGACCCAGAAACCGCTAAATTAGAAATTTCAGGACTTGCTAACTCCTTCACCCAAATTAATGATTTTGTATTATTGCTAAATCAATCTCCCTTTTTTAATGGGGAAAAAACAAAATTGATTTCGGCTAAATTAGAGGAAAACCCGACGCAACTGGTTTCTAAATCAGTTAATGCGGATACGGGTACTGTTAAACCTCAGTTACAACCAGTGGTGAAGTATACGATTGAAACAAATCTCAGTCAAGCTACTGCCTCGGAGTTATTACCTGAACTTCAAAAAAATGGAGCTTTAGGACTGGTTAATCGAATTAGAACCCTTGAAGAAAAAGGAGTTATTAAGCAATGA
- the pilM gene encoding type IV pilus biogenesis protein PilM yields MVSLLKGLFSKRKPGIGIELASERINLVELRKKGQQLKLVTLATTSVPEGIVQDGQIVDTPAMAELIQSIITDNNIKAKTVATSIPGREAVTRIIPVPAELNDDELKEYMNQEAGLYLPFPREEADVDYQKLGRFVDEDGIEKVQVLLVATRKEVTDTYVETFAQAGLKVTVLEVSNFSLIRTLKSQLEQFSSTEAAIVADIEFDSTELAIVVDGIPQFNRTIPIGLYQVQSALNSAMNLPPGRDVSELQAMTLPVTDTMGALNDPNPGTNAIIKVFAELADELRRSVDFYINQSDGLEMAQLLLTGPGAAIGQLDEFFMQRLAMPATQVDPIDSLSLAFEREIPPEQRASLGVALGLGMRMT; encoded by the coding sequence ATGGTTAGTTTATTAAAAGGTCTGTTTTCCAAGCGCAAGCCGGGAATTGGAATCGAGTTAGCCTCAGAACGAATTAATCTAGTCGAACTGCGGAAGAAAGGTCAACAATTAAAGTTAGTCACCTTGGCAACAACTTCTGTTCCAGAGGGAATTGTCCAAGATGGTCAAATTGTGGATACCCCAGCAATGGCGGAGTTAATTCAGTCTATAATTACTGATAATAATATTAAGGCAAAAACCGTTGCCACATCCATACCCGGACGGGAAGCTGTCACGCGAATTATTCCGGTTCCGGCGGAACTCAACGATGACGAACTCAAAGAATACATGAACCAAGAAGCGGGTTTGTATCTTCCCTTTCCCAGAGAAGAAGCAGACGTTGATTATCAAAAATTAGGCCGATTTGTGGATGAGGATGGCATCGAAAAAGTCCAAGTTTTGTTAGTGGCAACTCGCAAAGAAGTCACTGATACCTATGTGGAAACCTTTGCTCAAGCGGGTTTAAAAGTTACGGTATTAGAGGTGAGCAATTTTTCTTTAATTCGTACCCTTAAAAGTCAGTTAGAGCAGTTTTCCTCCACCGAAGCCGCCATTGTTGCCGATATTGAATTTGATAGCACCGAACTAGCCATCGTTGTCGATGGAATTCCGCAGTTTAACCGGACAATTCCCATCGGACTCTATCAAGTTCAAAGTGCGTTAAACAGTGCCATGAATTTACCTCCGGGGAGGGATGTCAGCGAACTCCAGGCCATGACGCTTCCGGTGACTGATACAATGGGAGCATTAAACGATCCCAATCCGGGGACGAATGCCATCATTAAGGTTTTTGCCGAATTAGCCGATGAACTGCGTCGCTCCGTTGATTTTTATATTAATCAAAGTGACGGACTAGAAATGGCACAGTTATTATTAACTGGCCCTGGAGCCGCCATTGGACAACTTGATGAGTTTTTCATGCAACGGTTAGCGATGCCTGCGACACAAGTTGATCCCATTGATTCCCTCTCTCTTGCCTTTGAACGGGAAATTCCTCCAGAACAACGTGCTAGTTTAGGAGTGGCTTTAGGATTAGGAATGCGAATGACCTAA
- a CDS encoding ABC transporter substrate-binding protein, with product MKQLQSWKRFGLLLVLGLFLSWGVSCSTSSPTSQSGKQEIEFWTMQLQPQFTNYFNQLIANFEAENTDIKVKWVDIPWSAMESKVLASVAAKTAADVINLNPDFAALLAGRNAWLNLNSRVPETVQSQYLPNIWQANKIDVCPNNQCESVTFGIPWYLTTQITISNQQLLQQAGVNQPPRTYTELAQVAQQVKEKTGKYAFFVSFVPEDSAQVLQSLVQMGATLLDKNGKAVFNTPQGKAAFQYWVDLYQKGLLPQEVLTQGHRRAIELYQAGETALLASGPQFLKAINQNAPTVAKVSVPAGQITGDTKKTTVAVMNLVIPKSTDIPEQSLKFALFVTNSTNQLAFAKAANVLPSTQDALKDSYFTTLPANPTTADQARLISAEELKTAQVLIPPQKDIKQLQKIIYDNLQAAMLNQKTVDQAIADAEKTWNER from the coding sequence ATGAAACAATTGCAGTCTTGGAAACGGTTTGGTTTGTTATTAGTTTTAGGTTTATTTTTGAGTTGGGGGGTGAGTTGCTCTACTTCCTCCCCAACTTCTCAAAGTGGCAAACAAGAAATAGAATTTTGGACGATGCAACTGCAACCGCAATTTACGAATTATTTTAATCAACTGATTGCCAACTTTGAAGCCGAAAATACAGACATTAAAGTCAAGTGGGTTGATATTCCTTGGTCAGCAATGGAAAGTAAAGTTTTAGCCTCCGTTGCTGCCAAAACTGCTGCCGATGTGATTAACTTAAATCCTGATTTTGCCGCTTTACTAGCGGGACGAAATGCTTGGTTAAACCTAAATTCAAGGGTTCCTGAAACCGTTCAATCTCAATATTTACCCAATATTTGGCAAGCGAATAAAATTGATGTTTGTCCGAATAATCAATGTGAAAGCGTAACCTTTGGCATTCCTTGGTATTTAACAACCCAAATTACGATTTCTAATCAACAACTCCTCCAACAAGCCGGAGTCAATCAACCTCCTAGAACTTATACAGAATTAGCACAAGTCGCACAACAAGTCAAGGAAAAAACCGGAAAATATGCGTTTTTTGTATCTTTTGTTCCTGAAGATTCGGCTCAAGTTTTACAATCTTTAGTGCAAATGGGAGCAACATTACTCGATAAAAATGGGAAAGCTGTCTTTAATACTCCCCAAGGAAAAGCCGCCTTTCAATATTGGGTTGATTTATATCAAAAAGGCTTACTTCCTCAAGAAGTTTTAACCCAAGGACATCGCCGCGCCATTGAATTATATCAAGCGGGAGAAACAGCGTTATTAGCATCAGGGCCACAATTTTTAAAAGCTATTAATCAAAATGCTCCCACTGTAGCCAAAGTTTCTGTTCCTGCGGGTCAAATTACTGGAGATACGAAAAAAACTACGGTTGCTGTGATGAATTTAGTGATCCCGAAATCAACAGATATTCCTGAACAATCTTTAAAATTTGCTTTATTTGTCACTAATAGTACGAATCAACTCGCGTTTGCTAAAGCCGCAAATGTGTTACCTTCTACTCAAGATGCTCTCAAAGATAGTTATTTTACCACCCTTCCTGCTAATCCAACAACCGCAGATCAAGCGCGTTTAATTAGTGCAGAAGAACTCAAAACTGCCCAGGTTTTAATTCCCCCCCAGAAAGATATTAAACAGTTGCAAAAAATTATTTATGATAATCTACAAGCAGCAATGTTAAATCAAAAAACCGTTGATCAAGCGATCGCAGATGCCGAAAAAACTTGGAATGAAAGGTAA
- a CDS encoding PhzF family phenazine biosynthesis protein → MKFSIVDVFAETKYTGNQLAVIWGERVELLSEEEMLKIAQEMNYSETTFISASEPENGGYPVRIFTPKRELPFAGHPTLGTAYIIQQEIIKNSVEQVILNLAVGQIPVTWKISEEGKQILWMRQNSPEFTQSYDQEILASVLNLEPSDFDDRYPIQAVSTGIPFIIVPLKTQSALKKAKVNLERYAEFIQTTTAKEIFIFCPETHHPNNHLCARMFAPALGVPEDPATGSANGCLAGYLSNYDYFGSDQVDIRVEQGYEIDRPSLLLLKSQKIGDFIQVEVGGTVVKVAEGILV, encoded by the coding sequence ATGAAATTCTCAATTGTTGATGTTTTTGCAGAAACGAAATATACCGGAAATCAATTAGCGGTAATTTGGGGCGAAAGAGTTGAGTTATTATCCGAGGAGGAAATGCTCAAAATTGCCCAAGAAATGAATTATTCAGAAACCACATTTATTAGTGCTTCTGAACCCGAAAATGGCGGTTATCCCGTGCGAATTTTTACCCCCAAACGGGAATTACCCTTTGCAGGTCATCCCACATTAGGAACAGCTTATATCATTCAACAAGAAATTATTAAAAACTCCGTTGAACAGGTAATTTTAAATTTAGCGGTAGGTCAAATTCCGGTGACGTGGAAAATTTCAGAGGAAGGAAAACAAATTCTTTGGATGCGACAAAATTCTCCTGAATTTACTCAGAGTTATGATCAAGAAATATTAGCATCGGTATTAAATTTAGAACCCTCTGATTTTGATGATCGCTATCCCATTCAAGCGGTTTCTACGGGAATTCCGTTTATTATTGTTCCGTTAAAAACGCAGTCGGCGTTAAAAAAAGCTAAGGTAAATCTTGAACGTTATGCTGAGTTTATTCAAACAACAACAGCTAAAGAAATTTTTATCTTTTGTCCCGAAACCCATCACCCTAATAATCATTTGTGTGCGAGAATGTTTGCTCCTGCTTTAGGAGTTCCTGAAGATCCAGCAACGGGAAGTGCAAATGGTTGTTTAGCTGGATATCTCTCAAATTATGATTATTTTGGTTCTGATCAAGTTGATATTCGAGTCGAGCAGGGTTATGAAATTGATCGTCCTTCTTTATTGTTATTAAAATCTCAAAAAATAGGGGATTTTATACAAGTAGAAGTCGGGGGAACAGTGGTTAAAGTTGCGGAAGGAATTTTAGTTTAA
- the crn3 gene encoding CRISPR-associated ring nuclease Crn3/Csx3, which translates to MSAIQLRIIPHQTQFGLAYQHLQIEITNENGIITPADLKGLKLPKGIDFTQGIVIEGKAPIWLYGYLVHECHPAAWVGCYDPRLGAVVVATHTHDVSISQVFKVDLSGE; encoded by the coding sequence ATGAGTGCCATTCAGTTAAGGATTATTCCCCATCAAACCCAGTTTGGTTTAGCCTATCAACATTTGCAGATTGAGATTACCAATGAAAATGGCATTATTACCCCGGCTGATTTGAAGGGTTTGAAATTACCTAAAGGTATCGATTTTACTCAAGGCATTGTGATAGAAGGAAAAGCCCCGATTTGGTTGTATGGGTATTTAGTTCATGAGTGTCATCCGGCGGCTTGGGTGGGGTGTTATGACCCGCGTTTAGGGGCTGTGGTAGTGGCGACCCATACCCATGATGTTTCGATTTCTCAGGTGTTTAAAGTTGATTTGTCTGGGGAGTGA
- a CDS encoding PDDEXK family nuclease → MTSTNPNDWKNYQVDHLFLLVGENPLPNYVAAQTLLNKGGTVYFVYTGQTVSQKNCLKTELKIKGFKSKEIDLKDNKSNAYQIFNKVKGDAEKIPSNERIGLHYTGGTNTMAVHAHRAIFDVRGTDAVYSYLDAKTLEIFIDHPNSDSTHRGVQLTLSLKDLFKLHKYEWQENKKPLSEPILPDAAAEFVRLYQNEEIAKTWRTWSNTHRYNNYGELKKAKELKDNEWRWKSEDDLSKLSLSLKGVHPDIIEVLRQQLDASDTQILLKLTKAKGFNSCQQVCEWLGGIWLEHYVLQQVKELTKDLQLGESKMSFVIQKSQTWEGGVFEFDVAFMRSYQVFAISCTTSKDPKECKLKLFEAYIRAKQLGGDEARVALVCCCDNDNSKKQHLSRYLKSQLEGAVSNPKIAVFLREDLPNLKEKIDNWVKDNKGAL, encoded by the coding sequence ATGACCAGTACAAATCCTAATGATTGGAAAAACTATCAGGTTGATCACCTATTTTTGTTGGTGGGTGAGAATCCTTTACCGAATTATGTCGCGGCTCAAACTCTTTTGAATAAAGGAGGTACAGTATATTTCGTCTACACTGGTCAAACAGTTTCCCAAAAAAACTGCTTAAAAACAGAGCTTAAAATCAAAGGTTTCAAAAGTAAGGAAATTGATTTAAAAGATAACAAATCTAATGCCTATCAGATTTTCAATAAAGTTAAAGGAGACGCTGAAAAAATTCCATCCAATGAACGAATAGGGTTACATTACACAGGTGGGACAAATACAATGGCTGTCCACGCTCACCGAGCAATATTTGATGTGCGTGGAACTGATGCAGTCTATAGCTATCTTGATGCTAAGACGCTGGAGATATTTATAGATCATCCCAATTCCGATTCTACTCACAGAGGAGTTCAGCTTACATTATCCCTGAAAGACTTGTTTAAACTCCACAAGTACGAGTGGCAAGAAAATAAAAAGCCCCTTTCTGAACCTATTTTACCAGATGCAGCCGCAGAATTTGTCAGACTTTATCAAAATGAGGAAATAGCAAAAACTTGGAGAACATGGTCTAATACTCATCGTTACAATAATTACGGAGAACTTAAAAAAGCAAAAGAGTTAAAAGACAATGAATGGAGATGGAAATCTGAAGATGATCTTTCTAAACTCTCTTTGAGCTTAAAAGGCGTACACCCAGACATTATCGAGGTTTTGCGTCAGCAATTAGATGCTTCTGACACTCAAATTTTATTGAAATTGACCAAAGCAAAAGGATTTAATAGTTGTCAACAAGTTTGTGAATGGTTAGGAGGTATTTGGTTAGAGCATTATGTACTTCAACAAGTTAAGGAACTAACGAAAGACTTACAGCTTGGTGAAAGCAAAATGTCATTTGTTATTCAAAAAAGCCAAACTTGGGAAGGAGGAGTATTTGAATTTGATGTCGCATTCATGCGAAGTTATCAAGTGTTTGCGATTTCCTGTACAACAAGTAAAGATCCAAAAGAATGTAAGCTGAAACTATTTGAAGCATACATACGGGCTAAACAACTTGGTGGTGATGAAGCGAGAGTTGCTTTAGTTTGCTGTTGTGATAATGATAACAGTAAAAAACAACATCTTAGCCGTTATCTTAAAAGTCAGCTTGAAGGGGCTGTAAGCAATCCTAAAATTGCTGTTTTTCTCCGTGAAGATTTACCTAATTTAAAAGAAAAAATCGACAATTGGGTTAAAGACAATAAAGGTGCATTATGA